CCGGGCGCAGAAGCTCGAACGGCGCGATTCGTCGGCCGTGACGCGGCCGACGCCCTTCCAGGTCGGGGACTTGCAGACCCAAGCGGGATTCCCGCCGCACGCCCCGATCACCCTCTCCCGAAGGAAGCCGCCTGCGATCAGGCATCCCCCGCCGAAAGGGCGCCTCCGCCCCCCGAGGTCGTCGATCCCTACAGACATGACGGCAGGTCGCCCATCCTCCGCCGCGACCCCGGGGCCGACCGACTCCCACCCCGTCGCCGCCCGCCGAACGGTCGGAAAGCCGGGGGCCAGGCGCCGGCCCGGGATCGAGGCCGGGCTCTGTCGATGGAAAAAATCATCGCCCGGCGGCCGATGTTGCGAATTATCGACAATGCATCGCCCATCTCAATTGATGCTTCGTTGACTTATGTCACCACACCTCGATCTCAATTGTATTTCGCCTGGCCATGGACTAAAAGCGTACATCTCGACCAGGCGGCCCGTTCCTCGACACGTTTTTCGGAACGCAGGTTGACGGAGACGGGAGTGGTCGAGGTCGCTTGCTCGTGGCGAGGCCGGGTTTCTTATCTTTCCTTGACGGACCGGCGGCGTCCGGAGGGGTTCACGCTCGAACTCCCCGGCGGCGACGGCCGCAGCACGCCTCTGGAGGCCATGTTCGGGGCTCGCGCGGTCGGATTTGCGAGCGTCGGCAGAGCGGAACCACCCCGAAGCGGACACGCCGTCGGGGCGTCGGGCGTCGACTCTCGCCTGGAGTCCTCACGGCGCAGGACTCCTCGAGAAGAGAACGAAAAACACGTCTCCGCCGGGCCTTCGCAGCGTGACGGCCCCGGAACCTCGCCTTCGACGCGACGCGTCGAACGGGCCCCTCGTCATTCAAGTCCTCTCCCGGGACCCCGCGCGCCGTGATCCAGGCCGAGCGCCCCCGGATGGGATCGAGCGGCGTCTCCGCCCGATCCGCAGAGGAGTTCGAGGTCCTTTCGATTCATCCAGGATTTTGCAACCAGGAGGCAACATGACGAGACGTTTCGTTTTCGGTCTGGCCGCAGGGCTGCTGGCGCTGGGCTTGGGCTCGTTCGAGACCCGGGCCGGCCTGATCCCCCTGCCTTCGAGCCTGGCGACCCTCGAGGTCGCCGGCAATTTCGCGGACGTCGCCAACCTGAGGTTCTCCGACTTCACCTACTCGGTGTCGCCCATAGCCACGCCTCCCGCGGCCGGCGGCGTCACGGTGAACGCCTTCACGAGCGTCCCCGGAGAGCCCGGCATCTCGTTCAACGGGGCGTTCTTCGCCGCCGCGAATACGATCGTCGACTACGCCATCACGTACATCGTGACGACGACCGACGGCAGCCTCATCAGCGATGCCTACCTGTCGCTCAGCGGCTTCGCCAACTTCGGCGGCGACGGCCGCGTGGCGATCGGCGAGACGATCTACGACACGGTCGGCAACGTGATCAGCGAGGTCCCCTTCAGCGTCTTCACGCCGGGCATGACGGTGGACACGACCTTGTTGCTGCCTCCGCAACGGACGATCGTCGTCCACAAGGACATCACCGTGTTCGGCGGCAGCGAGGGCGCCGTCTTCTCCTTCGCCAACCAGGGCTTCTCGACGACCAGCGTGCCCGAGCCGGGGTCGATGGCCCTCCTGGGGATCGGCCTCATCGGCCTGCTCGCCGCCCGGCGGCGTCTCCGCCCCGCCTCCGCCTGATCGAACGGTCGGCCTGAGGCGAATCCAGGCCCGCATCCCGCGACGGCGGCCGTCTTCATGGAGACGGCCGCCGTTCGTTCTTGGCCCGGGCGTGGTCCTTCGGATCCTGCTCCGACCTTTCTTCCGGCCGGCCGCTGCGCCGTCGCGCCGGCGTTTCCGCCTTCTGGAATCCGGCCGATCTGGTAAAATCCCCGATCTGGTCGGGATCGGAGCGGAGACGCCGGGGGACGGCGTCGGCGAGGGTCGCCTTCGGGACGGCCCTCGACCGATAGAATCTCCCAGGGGGCGTCTTCCTCGCGCCGGGCTCGTTTCGTGCGAGTCGGCGCGGTCTCGGCGACGGTCTGGGGAATCTCTGCGAGGTCCGGCCTTGGAAGATCAGAAAGCCCGCCCCAAAATCGTGATCGCCGACGACAACGCCCAGAACGTCGAGCTGCTGGAAGCGTACCTCAGCGACGTCGACTGCGACATGCGCACGGCCCGCGACGGCGAGGAGACGCTCCAGGTCGTCGACGAGTTCAAGCCCGACCTGCTCCTGCTCGACGTCATGATGCCCCGGCTCTCGGGCTTCGAGGTCTGCCGCAAGCTCCGCTCCAACCCCGAGACCAAGGACCTCCTCATCCTCATGGTCACGGCGCTCAACGAGGCCGCCGACTTCGAGCGCGGGGTGCAGGCCGGGACGGACGACTTCCTGACGAAGCCGGTCAACAAGGTCGAGCTGCTCTGCCGGATCCGCAGCCTCCTGCGGGTCCGCCACCTGGAGAACCAGCTCGAACGGACGCTGGCCTACCTCGCCGAGTTCGAGTCCGCCAGCCGGGCGACCGAAGGCCCATGACCGCGCCTTCGCCGGCCCCGGCGAAGGTCGTCCTCAAGCCGAAGCGGGCGCGGCCGCTGTTCGCCGGCCACCCCTGGGTCTTCGCCCAGTCGATCGGCCGCATCGACGGCTCGCCCGAGCCCGGCGACGAGGTCGTCGTCGTCAGCCACGAGGGGGCCTTCGTGGCGCGCGGGCTGTACAACCCGGCGAGCGCCATCCGGGTGCGGCTCTACCGCTGGGACGACGCGCCGCTCGACGCCCCCTTCTGGGCCGCGCGGCTGGAGTCCGCCGTCCGCCTCCGCCGCGACGTCCTCAAGCTCGACGCCGGCAACTCGGCCTACCGCCTGGTCTTCAGCGAGGGCGACGCCCTCTCGGGCCTGACCGTCGACCGCTACGACCGCTGGCTCGTCGTCCTCTTCTCCAGCCTGGCCCTGCTCCGCCGGCGGGACGCCATTTTGGACGCCCTCCGCGAGCTGACCGCCGCCGAGGGGATCCTCGCCCGGCCCGACCGCGCCGTGGCGAAGGAGGAAGGGCTCGACGTCGGCGACGTCCGGATCGTCGGCACGCTCCCCGATGCGATCACGGTCGTCGAGAACGGCCTGTCCTACCAGGTCGACGTCCTGCAAGGCCAGAAGACCGGCTTCTACTGCGACCAGCGCGACAACCGCCGGGCCGTCGCCCGCTACTGCGAGGGCAAGCGGGTCCTCGACCTCTTCAGCTTCACCGGCGGCTTCGCCCTCAACGCGGCGAGACACGGCGGGGCCGCGAGCGTGCTGGCCGTCGACAGCTCGGCCCCCGCGCTGGCCGCGGCCCGCGCCAACGCCCGCATCAACGCGATCGCGAACGTCGATTTCGAGCAGGGCGACGTCCCCAGGGTCCTCGAACGCCTGCGCGCCGCCGGCGAGCGGTTCGACGTCGTGATCTGCGACCCCCCCAAGTACGCCGGCCACGCCCGCGACCTGGCCCCGGCCCTGGGCGCGTACGCCCGGCTCAACCGCGCGGCGGTCGGCGTCCTGGCGGCCGACGGCGTCCTCGCCACCTGCTCCTGCTCGGGCCTCGTCGACCGCAACGCCTTCCGCGACGTTTTGGCCGACGTCGCCGAGCAGGCCCGCCGCCCCGTCCAGATCCTCGAACAGCGCGGCCAGGGGGCCGACCACCCCGTCGCGGCCCCCTGCCCCGAGACCGACTACCTCAAGTGCTTCATCGCCCGAGTCGGCGGCTGACCGGGGCCCAGCCGGAATTCGGCTTCGAATCGGGTCCGGTCTGGGTTCGCTTCGGGTTCGCTCGCGCCCGCCGTCGACCGTCTATTTCGATGTAAGCTCTTGCCGCATAGGCCGTTTTGGTCGAATTCGCCGCTCCGAAGTTTGGCTTCGCTCGTCGATTTTCGAATCATCGTTTCGCCTCGCATCGGCCGCGGCCCCCGGAACTTCGATCATCTCGTCGCGTAGCATCCCTTGTCGAAAGAATGGTACAAAGGCGACGATTACCGAGACCCTTTGCGGGTTTTCCTCGGGGGACGTCTTCCCCGTCGCGAGGGAAGCCGTCCGCGAGCGGGCGGCGAGGAGCGGTCGTCGCCGATTTCGCTTGCACTCCGAAGCTGCTCGGAGATACTGGAATCGCGGGGCGCGGCCTGGGTCGGGCCGGAGGATCTGGGGCGGGGGTGAGCGGATGGGGCGCACTCGAACGAGGCACTCGCTGGCGCCGCTCTGCCCCGACTGTTCGGGGACGCTGGAGCCCGTCGACGGCGACTGGTCCGACTCCACGCGGTACGCCTGCCCCATCTGCCGGGGCGTCTTCCGGGTCGAGCGCGTGGAGCCCGCGCCGGCCTCGTCGGCCGCACGCGAGGTCGAGGCCCCCGCGCCGAGCTTCGCCCCCGCCGGCACGGTCAAGCTCTGGTGGCGGGCCGTGGTGCTGTGGGTGCTGGAGAAGGTCTACTGGACTGGGACGATCGCGATGGCCGCGACGCTGCTGGCCTGCGGCGGCGCGATCAAGATCCTCGTCGGTTGGGTCCGCGACGAGATCGCCGGCTGGGGCGACGTCGTCGAGGCCCTCGGAGGCGCCTGGTTCCGCGTCGAGACCAACAACCCCGACGCCGACCTCGGCCCGGTCCTCTCCCGGGTCGACGCCCCCCTGCTGTTCGAAGCGATCGACGTCGTCTCGCGACGGCTGGGGGTGAAGCCCCCGGGCCAGGTGCGGCTCTCGTACCTCCCCTGCTGCGGGGTCGTCGCCTGGAACCGCTCCCGGGCCCTCTTGATCGGCCTGCCGCTCCTGCGGATCCTCACCCGGGCCGAGATGCGGGCGATCCTGGCTCATGAGCTGGCCCACCTCGCCCGGGGCGACGCCACCCGCGCCGCGCGGCGGGCGAGGTTCGTCGAGGGACTTGAGCGGGCCGTCGAGCGTCGCGAGGAGCTGGGCCTGCTCCGCGGCCCCCTGGGGGCCTGGGCGCGGTACTGCCTGCGCGAGGCGTCGTGGCTGATCCAGCCGGTCGCCTGGGGCCAGGAAGCCCGCGCCGACCGCTTCGCGGCGCTGGTCGCCGGCGGCGGCGCGGCGGCCTCGGCCCTGGTCAAGACGGCGATCATCCAGCCCCTCTTCCGCGAGGTCCTGGAGTACTACGACCCCGCCGCGGCCGACGCCAACCTGTACGCCTTCTTCCGCGCCTTCTGGTTCCGCCTGCCGACCGAGATCCGCTCGGCCATGCGGATGCGCCTGCTCGCCGACGACGGCCCCCACGACCCGGCGCACCCTCCCCTGGCCGACCGCCTGATCCTCCTGCAATCGTACCCCGACCACGTCCACGGCCCCGGCGACGCCCAGCCCGCCAACACGTTCCTCGGCGACATGGAGATCTTCGAACAGATGCTCCACAACCGCCTCTTCGCCTCGACCACCCTCGTCGAGCCCTCGGTCTTCCACCGGACCTTCTCGTAAATCCCGACCCGTCCGGCTTCACTTGGACGTTCGCCGAAGCGTCCGTGGCTCCCCGTCTCCCCCCCTGCAAGCCCCGCGAGGGGAAGGCGTCGGAACGGCCAGCTTTCGAACCTTCAGGATCCGTCCCCTTCGGCGACGGCCGTTATGGGGCGATCCGGGCGAACGTCGTCGGATCCTCCCATCCCTCCAATTCGAAGGCCGGGTCGACGCTCTCGATCAGGATCGCGTCGCCGCCGACCCGGGCCTCGCGGTAGCGGAGCGCGGCGAAGATTTCGAGTTCCAACCCGGGACCCGCGATCGGAACCATCTCGATCGCGTCGCCGACGCGTTTCAATCGGCCGTACACCCGGCTCGAATCCGTGCAGTGGGAGGTGTACGAGGCGAATCGGCCGTCCGGTTCGACCTGGAGGGAGCGGGCGAAACCCCACGAGTCCCGATCTTGGTAGGCTCCGGCCAAACTCTCGAAGCGATCGGGCTCTTCCTTCCCCGGGGCGAGCGCCACCGCGCCGCTCATCGTCCGCCCCAGCGGGATCGCGAAGCCGACCACCTCGGGCAGCGCGACGCGCGCGGGCCGACGACCCGCCGCCGCGACTTCCAGCCATCGGCCTCCGGGCGAGAAGTCGCCGAACGAGGCGAATGCGTTGGCCTCGCCGCAGGCGAGGAAGCGGCCGGTCAGCCTCGCATGGCCCTGGCCGTCCGTGGTCGCCGTCGTCAGCCGCGCCTCCTCTTCCCGCGGGAAGACCTCGACCACGCCGACGGACGCTCCCGCGATCGGCGCGCCGGTGGCGGCGTCGATCACCCTAACGTCCAGCGTCGCCTCGATCTCCTCGGCCTCGAAAGGATGGGGGGCGACGCCGATCGCCAGCCCCGCCGCGGCGAAGCCGAGCGAGGTCAAAGCGGCCGTCGCCCGGAACCGCGCCGGGGGCGCGACCCTCGCGTAGCGGACGGCGAGCCGCGACCCGAGCCATGCGACGAGGATCGGCGGACCCGACAGGACGACCCCGAGGATCGAGCAGGCCAGGACGAACCAGGCCGCCGAGCCGTCGGGCGGCCCCAGGACGGCGGCCCAGCCCTCGGCCGCGCGGTCGACGGCGACCTCGGCCATCGCCTTGTAGAAGCGATCCGCTTCCGGCGAACAGGCGAGCGCGAGCCCCCCGAGCAGGGCGAGATGCAGGCTGAAGAACCCCAGGGCCGTCGAGGCGGCGGGTGCGCCGCGACGCCGTCGGGTCGCCGCGAGCGCGACGCCGACTAGGGCGACGTCCGCCAGCGGCAGGGCGCCGAGATACGCATGCGGGATCCGGTAGCTTCCCCCGTCGAGCGGGCCGGTCATCTCCGGCTCGCCGAGCCGCCGGACCGCCCCCATGTCCAGGGCCGCGACGACGACCAGGACGAGGCCCGTCCCCAGCGAGAAACGGAACCGGGCCCGACGCGAAGCACGCGGCTGCGGGTCGCTCGCGTTTGCATCCCGGGCTATGTCCTGGGTCCGAGCCATATCCATCGGTCTCGCTTTGAGGTCTCGGCCCTGGAAAGGCGGTCGGTCGGGTCTCCTCATTATCAAGGTGGGCTCGGCCGTGCCAGTCTCGCTGCGGCGCGAGACAGGCTATCTCGCCCGTCCGCCCGCCCAGGCGCGAAGCCTCCTGGCCCAGGCGCCGCGATCGGGCGCGTCGTCGGCGGTGATCCAGGCGAGGACCTCGTCGGCGGCGACGGGGAGCCAGGCGCTGCGGGCCGCCGGCTCGTAGGCCCCGGCGTCGGTGAGGCGTTCGATCCGGACGGTCGAGCCGTCGAACCGCCAGACTTCGGGGACGCGCAGGGCCGCGTAGATGCCCGAGCGGTCGACGAGCGAAGGCGACAAATCGATCTCGATCGCGAGGTCCGGGTTCGGATAGGCGGCGACGTCGTTCTCGCGACGCCGCAACGCCGTCCGGGCCGCCGCGAGCTTCCCGGCGTCGAGGATGTAGCACTGGTCCGATTCGAGCCCGCGCTCGACGTCCCGGCGCTTCCACGTCGTCTCGCCAAGCCCCAGGAAGGCCACCCCCGATTCGGTCGCCACCTCTTCCACGAAGCGCCCGAGGAGCGCGCGGAAGTCCTCGTGAAGGGGGCCCTTGACCATGATTTCCATGTCCTCGCCGTCGTAGGCCGCGCGGACCCCGGACCGCTCGGGGAGGCCGTCGACGAATCGCGCGTAGAAATCCCACGAAACGCCCGCCGTCCGGATCCGCGTCTCGCCGCCCGTAGCCGCCCCGGCCGCCTCCGCCCGCATCGCCGTCGCCATGGAATCGCCCCTGGGGAAACGTGATCCGGCCCACGCGTCCATTCCGCTCATCCTACCACCGGTCGGACGCGCGAAGAGCGCGGACCGGCTGGACGGGAAGAACGAGGGTCTCGGCCTCCCTCGCAAGGTCGGAATTTTCTCGCCGTCGCTTCATCTTGCGCAAACGGGTGTATCGTCCAGAATAGGGGGCCCTGCGATCGACCGCGCGGCGAGACGAGGAAAGAGGATGGAAAGGCCGAAAAAAATGCACGAATTTCGACGAGCGAACCCAATCTCCGGGGGCTGATAATTGAACAAAAATCGTTTTCGGATAACGGCTTAAGGCGATTTTTGGATTGGCTTCGTCGACCCGGGAATCGGCTTCGTCGCCGGAAGCGAAGCCGATCGCGGGACGGCCCGTGAGAAGGCCGTCCCGCGGGGTGGGCTCACTCGTGGGCGAGGTAGGCCTCGACCATGAGGACGCTGGGGCCGGCGCGGCGGATGACGTTGAGGCGGGTGTCGGCGCTGGAGACCTCTTCGAGCTGTTCCGAGACGAACCACTGCAGGAAGTTGTGGGCGATGTGGTTCCGCTCGGCGAGGGCGAGGTCGACCAGGGCGTAGATCTGCTCGGTGGTCTTGACCTCGGAGTCGTAGGCGAGCTGGGCGGCGTCGACGGCCGAGCCGAAGGTGTTGCGGGGCTCGGCGATCGCGGGGATCTTCGGGCTGGCCCCGGCGTCGAGGAGGAACTTCACGAACTTCATCGCGTGTTCGCGCTCCTCGTCGGCCTGCTTGGAATAGATCTTGGCCAGGCCGAAGAGGGCCTCCTTCTCGAAGTAGGCGGCGATGGCCAGGTACTGGTGGGAATTGCCCAGCTCGTGGCCGACCTGGCGGTTGAACTCGGCTTCGATCTTCTCGCTGATCAACATGAGGACGGCCCCTCCATCGGGCGTCGTCGGCGTCCTGGGCGTCGGCGACGCGGGGCGCACGGGCTCCCGGCGCGGCCGCCGAGCGGTCGTGGTCCAAGGCCGACCATCTTATCCGAACCGTCCCGAACGGGCGAGTCGAGTCGAATGCGACCGGCTCAGGAGTTGGCGTAGATCCGCCCCGCGCGGGTGCCGGTGGCCCACTTGGGGCGGCGGCGGAACCAGAACAGCTCCATCGCGTGGGCGTGGTACGTGAGGCCCACCATCCGCAGGACGACCATGCCGCTGTAGAGGGCGTAGAGCCAGAAGCCCCAGAGCGCGACGGCCTCGACCCACATCCGCGAGACATGGTAGAGGAGCCCGTACACCCCCAGGGCGACCCCCAGGGTCGCCACGCTGGCGACGACCGTGGGCAGGAGATACGCCCAGCCGATCCGCCGGACGGCGACGACGACCGTGACCGGGTTGGCGGCGAGGATCGTGTCGTGCATCAGCGAGGCGGCCAGCGCCATCTGCGTGAAGCCGGTCCCCAGGACCACCAGCGCGGCCATGACGACCCCGGTGGTCGCGTCGACCCCGCCGTACCAGCTCCAGTAGGCGAAGGCCGGCGGCCCGGCCACGGCGGCGCCCATCAGCAACGCCCAGATCCAGCGGCCGATCCCCTCGGCCACGTCGTCCGGGGTCCATTCGGGCCAGCGCGGGTGGTCGTTCTCGCCCATCGCGCTGGCGACCAGGACGTGTCCCAGGAAGAGGAAGAGGTAGCCGACGACCATCGCGAAGCTGACCAGCATCGGGATGAAGACCGGCACCACGAACAGCCCGAGCGCCCAGTCGCTCTTGGTCAGGGGCTGGAGCACG
The DNA window shown above is from Paludisphaera mucosa and carries:
- a CDS encoding PEP-CTERM sorting domain-containing protein → MTRRFVFGLAAGLLALGLGSFETRAGLIPLPSSLATLEVAGNFADVANLRFSDFTYSVSPIATPPAAGGVTVNAFTSVPGEPGISFNGAFFAAANTIVDYAITYIVTTTDGSLISDAYLSLSGFANFGGDGRVAIGETIYDTVGNVISEVPFSVFTPGMTVDTTLLLPPQRTIVVHKDITVFGGSEGAVFSFANQGFSTTSVPEPGSMALLGIGLIGLLAARRRLRPASA
- a CDS encoding response regulator, translated to MEDQKARPKIVIADDNAQNVELLEAYLSDVDCDMRTARDGEETLQVVDEFKPDLLLLDVMMPRLSGFEVCRKLRSNPETKDLLILMVTALNEAADFERGVQAGTDDFLTKPVNKVELLCRIRSLLRVRHLENQLERTLAYLAEFESASRATEGP
- a CDS encoding class I SAM-dependent rRNA methyltransferase encodes the protein MTAPSPAPAKVVLKPKRARPLFAGHPWVFAQSIGRIDGSPEPGDEVVVVSHEGAFVARGLYNPASAIRVRLYRWDDAPLDAPFWAARLESAVRLRRDVLKLDAGNSAYRLVFSEGDALSGLTVDRYDRWLVVLFSSLALLRRRDAILDALRELTAAEGILARPDRAVAKEEGLDVGDVRIVGTLPDAITVVENGLSYQVDVLQGQKTGFYCDQRDNRRAVARYCEGKRVLDLFSFTGGFALNAARHGGAASVLAVDSSAPALAAARANARINAIANVDFEQGDVPRVLERLRAAGERFDVVICDPPKYAGHARDLAPALGAYARLNRAAVGVLAADGVLATCSCSGLVDRNAFRDVLADVAEQARRPVQILEQRGQGADHPVAAPCPETDYLKCFIARVGG
- a CDS encoding M48 family metallopeptidase, which gives rise to MGRTRTRHSLAPLCPDCSGTLEPVDGDWSDSTRYACPICRGVFRVERVEPAPASSAAREVEAPAPSFAPAGTVKLWWRAVVLWVLEKVYWTGTIAMAATLLACGGAIKILVGWVRDEIAGWGDVVEALGGAWFRVETNNPDADLGPVLSRVDAPLLFEAIDVVSRRLGVKPPGQVRLSYLPCCGVVAWNRSRALLIGLPLLRILTRAEMRAILAHELAHLARGDATRAARRARFVEGLERAVERREELGLLRGPLGAWARYCLREASWLIQPVAWGQEARADRFAALVAGGGAAASALVKTAIIQPLFREVLEYYDPAAADANLYAFFRAFWFRLPTEIRSAMRMRLLADDGPHDPAHPPLADRLILLQSYPDHVHGPGDAQPANTFLGDMEIFEQMLHNRLFASTTLVEPSVFHRTFS
- a CDS encoding Uma2 family endonuclease, which produces MATAMRAEAAGAATGGETRIRTAGVSWDFYARFVDGLPERSGVRAAYDGEDMEIMVKGPLHEDFRALLGRFVEEVATESGVAFLGLGETTWKRRDVERGLESDQCYILDAGKLAAARTALRRRENDVAAYPNPDLAIEIDLSPSLVDRSGIYAALRVPEVWRFDGSTVRIERLTDAGAYEPAARSAWLPVAADEVLAWITADDAPDRGAWARRLRAWAGGRAR
- a CDS encoding ferritin gives rise to the protein MLISEKIEAEFNRQVGHELGNSHQYLAIAAYFEKEALFGLAKIYSKQADEEREHAMKFVKFLLDAGASPKIPAIAEPRNTFGSAVDAAQLAYDSEVKTTEQIYALVDLALAERNHIAHNFLQWFVSEQLEEVSSADTRLNVIRRAGPSVLMVEAYLAHE